The nucleotide window TTGTAAGTAAGTAGGCTGACAACAACAGCCACAATTAGATTTAAAACAAATCCTGGAACGATTTCATAAAGTGATTCGCCGAAAAGAACTTTACCAAGGTCACCATTTTTCCAGACGATAACGGTAACGGCTCCGACAATCATGCCGAACAAGGCGCCCCAGTTTGTGATCTTTTTCCAAAATAGACTTAGCAGAATAATAGGACCAAAGGCAGCTCCAAATCCTGCCCATGCATATGCGACCAGATCTAATATGGTACTATTTTGTTTGAAGGCAAGTGCTGAAGCGATAATCGCGACGAGAAGGACGGCCATTCTTCCTAAGAAAACAAGATGTTTATCCTTTGCGTCTTTATTCATGACGACTTTGTACAGATCTTCAACAAGTGCACTTGATGTTACAATTAACTGTGAAGAGATTGTACTCATAATCGCTGCTAGAATCGCAGCCAATGCAAATCCTGCAAAAATAGGGTGGAATAAAATCTGACTAAGTTCAATGAAAACGGCTTCAGGATTTTCTAAGACATGCTGTGGATTATTATGAAAATAGGCGATACCAATTAATCCTGTAAAGATGGTGCCGATAAGTGAGATAATCATCCAGCCCATCCCAATTCGACGTGCACTCTTCGTTTCTTTTATCGTTTTGATAGCCATAAAGCGGACGATAATATGCGGTTGTCCGAAATAGCCAAGGCCCCAAGCCATCGCTGAGATGATGCCAATCCCTGTTGTCCCTTTTAATAAGTCTAATCTTGTAGGATCAATTGCACGCACGGTATCAAACGTTTCTGCTGGACCGCCAGTACTGAAGATTCCAATAGCTGGAACAAGCAGCAGGGCAATCAACATCATTAGGCCTTGAATAAAGTCAGTATAACTAACAGCCAGGAACCCGCCGAATAAGGTGTAGGCAACAACAACACCGCCCACGATATACAGGCCAGTATGGTAGCTTGTTCCAAATGAACTTTCAAAAAATACGGCTCCTGAAACCATCCCCGATGAAACATAGAAAGTAAAGAATAGAAGAATAACAATACCTGAAACGATTCGGAGTAGTTTCGTTTTGTCTTTAAAGCGATTCTCGAGATAGCTTGGAATCGTAATTGAATCATTTGCAACCTGAGTGTATGACCGCAGGCGTGGTGCAACCAGGAGCCAGTTTAGGTATGCCCCGATGGTTAAACCAACGGCAATCCATGCGTCGGCTAAACCGGTTACATAAATACCTCCAGGTAGACCCATCAAAAGCCAACCGCTCATGTCAGCGGCGCCGGCACTCAAGGCAGTTACAGCAGGCCCTAATGACCTTCCCCCAAGCATGTAATCTGTCAGATTGCTCGTTTTTCGATAGGAATACCAGCCGATGAATAACATCATGGCGATGTAGACTCCAATCGAAACCAGCTGTAGTGAAACATTGGACATATATTTACCCCCTTTGTTATCGATAGAAAATAATTCAAATAATATTTCCTATATAAAAAATATTCTATCAATTTTATTATCCCATTTCTAGTGTTAAAAAATTGCTTTTTTGAAATAGGAAAATGTACTTGTAGAATAACAATAGAAAGTGAACAGAAAGCAGTTCTTTTGTAACGGATGCTTGAAACAGTTATCATTATAGAAAATGGAAGGGGTGTGGGATAAGATGGATTTAAATGCCTGGTTTCACAAGGGTTTGACTGCGTCGGAGTATATTGGTTTGATGAGGCAGAATAAAGAAGAAATGCTTCAAATTTATGAAGGGTTTTCTTTAAGCGATGCTGATAAAGAAAAGCTCCAGGACGTGAGAGCCCGAAACTTGCGTGCGATTGTCCTAACAGAGGATTGGTGCGGGGATGCGCTGCTGAATAATCCCATTTTGATGAGGATAGCCGAAGCAGCGGGTATCGAACTTCATTTTGTTCTTCGTGACCAAAATCTCGAGTTGATGGATCAATACTTAACGAATGGTACTTCACGTGCGATTCCTATCTTTATTTTTATAAATGAAGAAGGCGGTGAAGTAGCGGTTTGGGGCCCAAGAGCAGCTGAAATGCAGGCGCTTGTGATGGAAAGGCGTGCGGGGCTGCCAGATAAGGATGCAGCAGATTTTCAGGAGAAGCAAATGGAAGTGTATAAGCAGCTGAAGGTGGAATATCAGACAGATTCGGCGATTTGGCAAACCGTTGCGAATAGTATTATGGCTAAGCTTATATAAAAAGAATCCCGGTGGATGGTTCCGCCGGGATTCTTTTTAAAATCCGCTGTTCTTTGGAGGGATACGGTCGTTCATTACGTTTTTATCATTAATTTTTGGTTCGATTCCAAGGATGAAGTTGCGAATGTTGGAGCGGTGCAGAAAAATTAAAAATAAAGAGAATAATAAAAAGATAAGTTCTAGTTCAAGACTTGGGGAAATGAATGAATAGGTAAGCATACTCAGGCCAACTGAAATGGAGCCGAAAAATACATATTTTGATAAAAGGATTACAAAAAAGAAGGTAACATAGGCGATGATGAGCAATGGAAAGTTTGCAATTAAAAGTGCGCCTGCGGTTGTTGCAATGGCTTTTCCGCCTCTGAAACCTGCAAAAATCGGGAAGCAATGACCGACAACTGCCATTAGCCCAAAATACAGTGGTTCTGTATGAAGGTTAAAATGGATTGGCAGATACGTCGCCAAGGCTCCTTTGGTTAAGTCGATGATAAGGACGAAGATCGCTGATTTCTTGCCGAGTACCCTTAAGGTGTTGGTTGCACCGGGATTTTTGCTGCCGTGGTCGCGAATATCGACACCAAAGACTAGTTTCCCCACAATGAGGGCGGTGGGGATGCTTCCAATTAAGTAAGAGGCAAGGAGAAGCACCCAAAACATATGAATCACTCCCTTCTAATAATTTTTTTTATACTACTATTCTATCATAAATAATTGGTACTATTTTGGTAAAATCCCATTACCAGGGAATGCACTATTATACATATATATTGGGTTTTTGGACTAATAGAATAGTCTTTTTGGACGTGCGGGCTTGTTCTGGCACGTTTTTTGGTATGATAAAGATTCATTAAACTTTTAAAAAAAGGTGTAGGGGTTCAGAGAAATCGAAACGTCTATTCATGTGTAAGGTAAAAAGAAAGGGGGAGAGAACGATTAGTGATACAGCCTTAATAGAAAAAGTGCTGGAAGGCAATGATCATGCCTTTCGCCTTTTGGTTGAGAAGTACCGCAATGATGTGTTCCGGACTGTCTTTGCTGTTCTTCGTGATCAAAAGGAAGCGGAAGACGCTGCACAAGAAGTGTTTATGAAAATTTACACCTCTCTCCCCAAATATGAACATCAAGGGTTTAAAACATGGATGACACGGATTGCTGTTAACCATGCGATAGATGTAAAACGAAAGCAGGCAAGAAGAAGAGAGGACGTAGTGGATGCGCTCGAGCAAGAGGCATTAGCGACGCCGAGGGATAGTGTTGAAAAGGAAATTATTGAGATGGACCAACGCCATCTGGTTCGGAAAAAGCTGAATGAAGTGCCGGAGAATTACCGCGAAGTGATTTATGGATTCTACATAGCTGAGAAAAGCTATCAGCAAATGGCAGAGGAACAAAATGTCCAGGTGAAGACAATTGAAACGAAGCTATACCGGGCGCGAAGTTGGATGAAAAAGAATTGGAAGGAGGACGATTTTTCATGAAGCATTATAGTTACGATGAATGGATGCAATATGTGAAGGACGAAATCAAAGACACAGATCGTGAACAGCTAGAAAACCACTTATATACATGCGACCAATGCCTAGAGGACTACCTACAAGCAATCACAGCCAATGAAACATCCCTTCCAGTTCTCTCAAGCGAAAACAGCTTCACAGACCAAGTAATGGCGAAAGTGGTGCCTGCTCTGGTGGTGCCTGACACCGTAAACGATTTAAGTACTATGGAAACAGTTAGATTGGTGCCTGACACCAATAACACTAATAACACTAATAACACTATTAACACCACGAGTAGCAGGAAAAAGCCTTTTTATCAGCAGGCGGTGTTTCATTATTTGTTGGCGGCGGCGGCGACGATTGTTCTGATGTTTTCGGGGGCATTTCAATCACTCGCGACTTATGCGAGTTCGTTAGAAACTCCACAGCACGTACAGGAAAAAAAGTCTTCTGTGACGGAAGGCGTTATTAATAAAACATTTGCATGGATGGATTCACTAGAAAAAAAGGAGGCAGATAAGAAATGAAAAATTCCACGAAGGCTTTAACATTATCGCTTTTTCCTGGCCTTGGTCATATTTATTTCGGCAACATGTTTCGCGGGGTGATGTACCTTCTATCGGTTATTGGCCTAGCGTTTGTAACGGTTGTTGCATTATTTACAAATAATGAGGAAGTGGCAATTCTTGCCTTTATGGCAGGTATCTTCCTATATTTGATTAGCTTTATTGATATGGGTGTACAGATTTCAAAACAAAAGAAAGCTTTGACGGAAACAAATCCTGAATACGGGAACACCAAGGCAAGCCAGGACTCAGAACGTTTTTATACCATTGTCTTATCGTTTATCCCGGGCCTTGGTCATTTTCAACTGGGTTTAATGAATCGAGGCTTAACCCTACTGGCCACTTTTTTCGGCCTTGGTGCCATGGTCATATTTATTACGGCGCTTGCTAGCCGGGAAGAATTTTTAATCTTTTTAGCCGCACTTCCCATCATTTGGGTATATGGATTTTTTGATGCAGTGCAACAGGTCAATAAAAAGCAGCGTGGCGAGGAATTAATGGACCGGACGATTTATGAAGATTTTGAATTACGGCGAGAGGATGGCAAGAAAAGCAAAGCGATTGCAACGTTTCTTTCAATATTCCCCGGAGCTGGTCACTTGTATCTAGGTTTACAGCGACGCGGCATTCAGTTAATGGCAGCGTTCCTATTTTCAGTTTATATCTTAGATGTTTTACGGCTTGGCATCTTTTTATTCCTCATCCCGATTATCTGGTTTTACAGCTTTTTTGACGCGATGCAAAAGGTGTCCAGGTACGGTGACGAAGCGATTGAAGATGTCCCGATTATCGCCTATTTCCTTAATCATCAAAAATGGGTCGGAATTGGACTTATCTTAATGGGGCTTTACTATTTGGTCATGAATGTCCTGCTTCCGGCATTTTCACCACTGTTACAACGATTGATCAATTTCGATGTCATGTATTGGATTCAGGGATACCTCCAAACCGGTCTTGTCTGTGTCTTATTGATTGGCGGCGGAATCAAGCTTTTATCAGGAAGTAAACGGAAAAGGGAGGTTAAGAATCATGAGTAAGTGGAAAAAAGGGTTGGCGGGCATGATTATTATCGGAGCGGGGATTGGGTTCCTTTTTAGAAAAAGAAAGGGAGGAGAAGAAATATGAGGACCTGGCGTGTTGGAACGTTTTCGATGGGGGCATCACTGTTACTGCTCGGTTTATTCCTCTTTTTTTCGAAGTTTTTGGGATTAGATCTTATTCAGGTAATGACGGCATGGTGGCCGCTTTTATTAGTAGTCCTTGGGATTGAAATCCTTCTCTATCTATTTTTATCCCGGCAGGAAAAGCCTGTATTAAAATATGACTTTCTAAGTATTTTCTTTGTTGGCGTGATTGGGACGGTTGGGATCGCTTTTGCTGTCTTAAACGCGACAGGCCTAATGGACAAGGCTGAGGAAGTAATGGCAAGGGAGGAGCGTTCGTTTGAACTGCCGGCTTTTTCCTATCAAATGGACGATAGCATTAAACGTGTGGTGGTGCGGACTGTCGGCTACGATATGACAATTGAAGCTACGGAGGAAAAGGAAGTATCGATGTTTGGTACGTACCGGGTGCAAACGGCGAAAAAGGAAAAGCTGCTGAAAAGTGCGGATGATTTCATGGCGGCAACCAAAAAGGGAGATACTCTTTATTTAAATGTAAAGACGCTGCCCAGCGAGATCGGCCCGTTTGATTCACAGGGAAGTCTGGCGGGAACAATTCTTGTGCCGGGGAATGTAAAACTTGAAGTAATCGGAAATGGTAATTCGCTTACCTTAAAACCGCGTTCGCTCGCAAACGACTGGAATATTGAGAGTGCATCATCAATTGTTGTGGATGCTGCGGAAAATAGTAATCTGAAGGTATCGGCTATTGGTGTGGAAAATGTAAGTGGGAAAGAAGGCGAATGGCAGGTAACAGAAAAAGAGAGCCCGGAATATGGGACGAGAAAAAATGCGGTTTATCAATCAGGTGAAGGTAAATATCAAATTCACATTGCGGGCGCCTACGATGTCAGCCTAAATTCGAAACAATAAATTGCTGCTCTAATTTTTGCAAATAAATAAAAAGACGTTATGATAGAATACGGACGTTGGAGGAGATAGTAATACAATGGCTTTTGCAATTTGTTTGTAAGCGATGAAGAAAATTGGTAGAATATAGAATTGATAAAGCCATGTTATTTAAAAAATAGGATGATGATAATGAAAAGAGCAAGACTAATTTACAATCCTACATCAGGACGAGAAGTTCTGAAACGGAATCTGCCGGAAATTCTTGAAAAATTAGAGGTTGCCGGATATGAAGCATCTTGTCATGCCACAACAGGTGCTGGTGATGCGACGGCCGCAGCACGGTTAGCGGTCGAGCGTCAGTATGATATCGTCATTGCTGCTGGCGGTGATGGAACGATTCATGAGGTCGTAAATGGCCTTGCCGAGCAGGAATTTCGTCCGAAGTTAGGAATTATTCCAGCCGGTACAACCAATGATTTTGCCAGAGCCCTTCATATCCCTAGAGATGTTGGAGCTGCTGTGGATATTATCACGAAAGGGGAATTAATTCCCGTCGATATTGGCCGGATTAATGACCGATACTTTATTAATATTGCCGGCGGCGGAAGGATAACTGAGCTTACATACGAAGTGCCCAGCAAATTAAAAACGATGCTCGGCCAACTTGCCTACTATTTAAAAGGAATGGAAATGCTTCCTTCGATTAAAGCTTCTGATCTAACGATTGAATATGATGGAAAGCTTTTTGAAGGAGAAGCGATGATGTTTTTAGTGGGGCTGACCAATTCGATTGGTGGATTTGAAAGGCTTGCACCTGATGCTTCCATAAATGATGGATTATTTTCCTTGTTAATTTTGAAAAAAGTAAATCTTGCTGAGTTTGTCCGAATCGCCACGTTAGCGATCCGCGGTGAACATGTGAATGACCCGAATGTGATCTACACGCAGGCAAACAGGATTAAAGTATATTCAGACGAAAAAGTTCAGTTGAATTTAGATGGCGAATTCGGCGGCTTGCTGCCTAGTGAATTTGAAAACCTGTATCGCCATTTAGAAGTGTTTGTGCCTCTTGAGAATATTCGCCCGAATGACCGACCGACAGATTGGGAATCGGGAAAGAGATATAGTTGATGAGTTCGCTCCTGCGGGGCGGACTTTTTTCATATAATAAGAAAAACCAAACGGCCGGGCACTCAGAGAGATCACAATACCCATTGCAAATAGTCGAGCTCTTGGAATTTAAAAGTATCAGCCGTTAAAAAAACTGTGTATAATAAATTCAAGACACACGTCAAGACAATAAAAAGGGGCGATGGAAGATGAAGGCGTTCATTAATATCGATTACACCTATGATTTTGTTGCGGATGCAGGAGCGTTAACCTGTGGAGAGCCTGGGCAGGCTATTGAGGGGAAAATCGTTGAGTTGACGAAAGAGTTTATCGCAAATGGTGACTACGTTGTATTTGCTATCGATGTTCATGACGAAGGAGACGAATACCATCCGGAAACGAAGCTGTTCCCGCCGCACAATTTGCGCGGCACCTCTGGCCGGGACTTGTATGGCGCCCTACAACATGTATATGAAGAGAATAAACAGCGTGAAAATGTTGTCTATATGGATAAAACAAGATACTCGGCATTTGCAGGAACAGATCTTGAAATCAAATTACGCGAGCGCGGCATTAACGAGGTTCACCTTGTTGGTGTTTGTACCGATATTTGTGTTTTACATACCGCTGTTGATGCCTATAATAAGGGTTTTAAAATGGTTGTTTACAAAGATGCCGTTGCTTCCTTCAATCCAGCAGGACACGAGTGGGCTCTTGGACATTTTGAACAATCGCTAGGTGCTGTGGTTAAATAGTGTATTAAATGATATTATCAGTTATAATGGTGAAAAGCTGTAATAGTATTTCGGAGGTCGAATTATGAAACACATTTATCATGATGATAGTTTAGCTCTGCATACTGATCTATACCAGATTAACATGGCAGAGACGTATTGGAGAGATGGGATACATAATAAACGTGCGGTCTTCGAACTATTTTTCCGCAAGCTTCCTTTCGGAAATGGCTATGCTGTTTTCGCAGGGCTAGAGAAAATAATTCAGTATATTCAGGACTTCCATTTTAGTGAAGAAGACCTAGAGTATTTGAAAAATGAAGTAGGGTATAAGGACGATTTTATTGAATATCTAAAAAATATGCGGTTCACGGGTTCTATTCGTTCGCTGAAAGAGGGCGAACTTGTTTATGGGAATGAACCGATTTTACGTGTAGATGCACCACTAGGCGAAGCGCAAATTATTGAAACTGCCTTGCTTAATATTGTGAATTACCAAACATTGATTGCCACGAAGGCTTCAAGGATCAAGCAAGTCGTCGGTAGTGAAGTGGCGATGGAATTTGGGACAAGACGGGCGCAGGAAATGGACGCAGCGATTTGGGGAACTAGGTCAGCCTACCTTGCAGGCTTTGAAGCAACCAGCAATGTAAGGGCCGGGAAACTGTTTGGCATTCCTGTGGCGGGCACTCATGCCCATTCGATGGTTCAAGCCTATAAGGATGA belongs to Neobacillus sp. OS1-2 and includes:
- the putP gene encoding sodium/proline symporter PutP — its product is MSNVSLQLVSIGVYIAMMLFIGWYSYRKTSNLTDYMLGGRSLGPAVTALSAGAADMSGWLLMGLPGGIYVTGLADAWIAVGLTIGAYLNWLLVAPRLRSYTQVANDSITIPSYLENRFKDKTKLLRIVSGIVILLFFTFYVSSGMVSGAVFFESSFGTSYHTGLYIVGGVVVAYTLFGGFLAVSYTDFIQGLMMLIALLLVPAIGIFSTGGPAETFDTVRAIDPTRLDLLKGTTGIGIISAMAWGLGYFGQPHIIVRFMAIKTIKETKSARRIGMGWMIISLIGTIFTGLIGIAYFHNNPQHVLENPEAVFIELSQILFHPIFAGFALAAILAAIMSTISSQLIVTSSALVEDLYKVVMNKDAKDKHLVFLGRMAVLLVAIIASALAFKQNSTILDLVAYAWAGFGAAFGPIILLSLFWKKITNWGALFGMIVGAVTVIVWKNGDLGKVLFGESLYEIVPGFVLNLIVAVVVSLLTYKKNETIEKEFNESVRLLKQE
- a CDS encoding thioredoxin family protein produces the protein MDLNAWFHKGLTASEYIGLMRQNKEEMLQIYEGFSLSDADKEKLQDVRARNLRAIVLTEDWCGDALLNNPILMRIAEAAGIELHFVLRDQNLELMDQYLTNGTSRAIPIFIFINEEGGEVAVWGPRAAEMQALVMERRAGLPDKDAADFQEKQMEVYKQLKVEYQTDSAIWQTVANSIMAKLI
- the plsY gene encoding glycerol-3-phosphate 1-O-acyltransferase PlsY, encoding MFWVLLLASYLIGSIPTALIVGKLVFGVDIRDHGSKNPGATNTLRVLGKKSAIFVLIIDLTKGALATYLPIHFNLHTEPLYFGLMAVVGHCFPIFAGFRGGKAIATTAGALLIANFPLLIIAYVTFFFVILLSKYVFFGSISVGLSMLTYSFISPSLELELIFLLFSLFLIFLHRSNIRNFILGIEPKINDKNVMNDRIPPKNSGF
- a CDS encoding RNA polymerase sigma factor; protein product: MCKVKRKGERTISDTALIEKVLEGNDHAFRLLVEKYRNDVFRTVFAVLRDQKEAEDAAQEVFMKIYTSLPKYEHQGFKTWMTRIAVNHAIDVKRKQARRREDVVDALEQEALATPRDSVEKEIIEMDQRHLVRKKLNEVPENYREVIYGFYIAEKSYQQMAEEQNVQVKTIETKLYRARSWMKKNWKEDDFS
- a CDS encoding diacylglycerol kinase — encoded protein: MKRARLIYNPTSGREVLKRNLPEILEKLEVAGYEASCHATTGAGDATAAARLAVERQYDIVIAAGGDGTIHEVVNGLAEQEFRPKLGIIPAGTTNDFARALHIPRDVGAAVDIITKGELIPVDIGRINDRYFINIAGGGRITELTYEVPSKLKTMLGQLAYYLKGMEMLPSIKASDLTIEYDGKLFEGEAMMFLVGLTNSIGGFERLAPDASINDGLFSLLILKKVNLAEFVRIATLAIRGEHVNDPNVIYTQANRIKVYSDEKVQLNLDGEFGGLLPSEFENLYRHLEVFVPLENIRPNDRPTDWESGKRYS
- a CDS encoding cysteine hydrolase family protein codes for the protein MKAFINIDYTYDFVADAGALTCGEPGQAIEGKIVELTKEFIANGDYVVFAIDVHDEGDEYHPETKLFPPHNLRGTSGRDLYGALQHVYEENKQRENVVYMDKTRYSAFAGTDLEIKLRERGINEVHLVGVCTDICVLHTAVDAYNKGFKMVVYKDAVASFNPAGHEWALGHFEQSLGAVVK